A window of Oncorhynchus masou masou isolate Uvic2021 chromosome 19, UVic_Omas_1.1, whole genome shotgun sequence genomic DNA:
attgactACAAAGaatgtgatcacacagttgtccgaaatagctggtgttctcatgcatggctcagtgttgcttccctcaaagcgagcatagaagacaTTTAGCTCCCCTAGTCaactcatgtcactgggcagctcgaagctgggtttccctttgtcatccgtgatagtttgcaagccatgCCAtatccgatgagcgtcagagccggtgtggcAGGACTCAgtcttagttctgtattgacgtgttttctgtttgatggttcgtcgtaGGGCGTAGCGGGATTTCGACATAGcgtgtccggattagtgtcccgctccttgaagcgGAAGCTCTAGCCTTTTGCTCAGTGCggctgttgcctgtaatccatggattcTGTTTGgaatatgtacgtacagtcactgtggtcattTATTATTGAAGccggtggtatactcctcaatggcatcggatgaatcccggaacatgttccagtctgtgctagcaaaacagtcctgtagcttagcatccacttcatcggaccacttccgtattgagcgcatcactggtacttttttgcttgtaagcaggaatcaggaggatagagttatggtcagatttgccaaatggagggtgagggagagctttgtacgcgtctctgtgtatggagtaaaagTGATCtatttttacccccccccccccagttttcctgcattaaagtcccaggcCACTAGGAGCGTTGCCTCTGGATGAGCACttttttgtttgcttatggccctatacagcttgtTAAGTGCAGTCTTAAATCCgccatcggtttgtggtggtaaatagacagctacactcttagaaaacaaATTGCCATCTGGAACCTTaaaggttatttggctgtccccatagaaaaaccctttgaagaacacttttggttccaggtagaaccattttgggttccaggtagaaccatttccaCAGttggttctaaatggaaccccgaagggttctacctggaaccaaaatgcgTTTTccctgaaaccaaaaaggtttATCCTTGGgcacagccaaataacccttttgtaAACCCTTTTTCTAATACTGTACGAAGAATATATAGTTGAAAACTCTCCTGGTAAATAGTGTGATCTACAGCTTACAGGTGCTCtaactcaggtgagcaaaacctttagacttccttaatattagagatcgcACACCAGCTGTTGTTGACAAAGAAACACACCCCACCCCCGATCTTACCGGAGGCTGATGTTCAGtcttgccgatgcacggaaaacggagcttactgtatattatccatgtccttatTCAGCCACGACTCGTGAAACATGGGATATTACTGTTGTTAATGTCCTGTTAATAGGAGTCTCGAACAGAGCACATCAAGTTTATTCTCCAGTCATTGCAAGTTCGCCAGTAGAACTGAGGGGGTAAATGCGGATTATCCACTCGTCAACACAGTCTCGCCAGGCATCCGACTCGCCAACCTCTGTAGCGGCAGCTCCTCTTCTTACGAATAACGGGGATTTGGGCCTAGTCTGGGAAGGGTAGTATGTCCTTTGCGTCctactcattaaagaaaaaatccttgTCCAGATCGAGATGAGTAATcattgttctgatgtccagaagagcTTTTCGGTCTTAGGAAACGATGGcagtaacattatgtacaaaaaagttCAAAACAAcgcaacaaaaacacacaaaatagcacaattggtcaggAGTGCTGAAAACGGCGGCCATCCCCTCTGGCATCATTTTGAGTCCATATACTCGCAAAACCACAAACCTAACACAAATCTATCACTCATGACTCATCCCCTGCAATCAAATGAATATTTGAAAATATGAGTGTGTGGGTTTGCCCTCAAACGGTTTTTGATATTAGCTGTAGATTATCTGTAGCTGTAATATCATGTAGTAATAATTGGAGTCTTGCTGGGATTGTGGTGCTGATCAAAGGAAAAGGATACCAGCGATAACGAGGAAGAAGTACTGTATGTAGAAGATATGGAAATCCCATGAGCTCCAAGTTAAGACCTAAACTCAGACAAAGGCTTTTTTTTCTACACTAATACAATGCAGTAAAAaagtttccacattttgtggtcTGAAATGTTGACACTTTTAATGTATTTACATTCTTCTACTGATCTACACAACTTACTTCCCAGGGTTACAATTGAAAGTGTGAACATGTCAGactctaacacaacaaaatgtgaaaactgTGCAGGGGTTCACATGCACTTTCACTGCATaccatacactgagtgtacaaacattaagaacacctgctcttttcatgacatagattggcgaggtgaatccaggtgaaagctataatccctcgcttgttaaatccacttcaatcagtgtagatgaagaggaggagacaggttaaagaaggatttttaagacttgagacaattgagacatggattgtgtatgtgtaccattcagagggtgaatgggcaagacaaaatacttAAGTGCCtatgaacagggtatggtagtaggtgccaggcgcaccggttggtgtcaagaactgcaatgctgctgggtttttcacgctcaacaatttcctgtgtgtttcaagaatggtctaccatcCAAAGGGCAtcgagccaacttgacacaactgtgggaggcattggagtcaacatggatcATCAGCCCTGTATAATGCTttcaataccttgtagagtccatgtcctgacaaATTGTGTCTGTTCTGAGGTCAAAGGGGGGAGGGGTGCAACTCCATATTAGGAAggggttcctaatgtttggtatactcaagTGTATATCAAGAGAAAGTTGCATTTTTATGTTTGACATCTGATGTCTCTGTGATACGCTTTCACACTAACTCACCTTAAACCATTTATGTCAACTTGAGTTTTCACCTGAAACCTTATCTGCTGAATATGAGGACACTGATTATCAGGAATGTAATCAGAACAACAATAATCTCACTGTTGTTTGGCAGGTCCTGCTGTCCCCGTGGGAGTGGATGTTCAGGTGGAGAGTCTGGACAGTATATCAGAAGTGGACATGGTAAGTGAATCGATAAACAAACATTGAACATTTTAACATTTCAATGAAGTCAATGTTAACAACTTATCACAGGTCAGTGGAACATTTGAAGTGGTCATTGTGATAATGTTTAAATTAATCAACTATTGGATGCAATGGGTAGAGATGCTAGCCACTCCTACAACAAATTGAACCCCTGAAAATGAATGGGTCATTCACAATCTGCCAACAGGTGTTTTGCAGCTGATACGCTATAATCCTCTATGTTTGTCATTCATTAATCTCTTATTCACAGACTGATAATGAAAATGGATAGAAGCACAGTGCTAGAAATGATGTTTTATGTTCAAACGAAAGACCATGCGCATGCTCCACCACAGTAATATAATTAAATGGAACTTATTTTCTAAGCTGCAAATTGGAGTCCAAACAGCAGTCCTGATGTTCTGTAAGCCTCTGTGTGGGAGGATAACCAAGGATTACATTTCATTCAGATCTCAGTATTTGTATATAATTGTTTGAAAATAGACAGGGCAAATTATTGCTTTCAAACAATGACTTTCCTTAATGATATaatgtaagaatgatggaggacaagTGTGTTCAGTCAGACTCATCAGTCATGCCATTATCATTATGCAATGTTACAGTGGTCTATACTTGTTAAATGTGTCTCCATTTGCTGTTATACACGCATTCTATGTAATGACTAAGGTACTGAAGTGGGCACTGTTTTTTTTTCGTTATTGTCATTATTATTTTAAGTCATTATTTCAGATCTATATGAGTTTGAGTCTCTTAAAACAGGTGTGATGAGTGCAGATGCATGAAGACAGGACACACCAAGAGGATTTATCAATGAAACATCAATGAAATGGGGTCATCGTTGTTTTATCagactacagtatgtatgggTGGGACATAGTTTGTACTACATAGAAGGAAATAGAGATACAATAACAAATGCAAGAACACCTCTTGGGAAACATGTTTTTCTTCTTTAAAACTCATATCATTGGGAAAAAAATGGAACAACACTAATGATATGATTATGTAATGCTGCGAGGTGAATTGAAAAGAGGATGATCTGCTGTGGtagataaagtggtgtagtcggGCATAAAATAGATCTGTTTACCTATTAACAGATACAGATCAATGAGCAGATCGGGAGGAAAGGGATATGTGTGCCCAATGCAACCTCTAACCCAAAGCTGTCATTACTGTATGTGTCTCATCATCACTAATGTCAACTCTGACGGCCCTCTGGACATATTACATAATATGTTCCCTACTTATACTGAGAACATGTGTCTGATCATAAACCTACGCTGTAATCCAGGGACAGGGTGAGACCCTGGTAATCCCAATATAtgttgcatttggaaagtattcagaccccttgacttttttcacattttgttgtagccttattctaaatttgatCAAAttatttttcccctcatcaatctacacaccgtaccccataacgacaaagcaaaaacaggtttttagatatgtgtgcaaatgtattaaaaagaaaaaaacagaaatgtTCAGACCctgactcaaaattgagctcagatgcaaccagtttccattggtcatccttgagacatgtgtacaacttgattggagtccacctgttgtaaattcaactgattggacatgatttggaaagacacacacctgtctatataagggctCACAGTTCACAGTGCGTgtctgagcaaaaaccaagccatgaggttgaaggaattgtctgtacagagaccggattgtgtcgagacacagatctggggaaggctaccaaaacatttctgtagcatttaaGGTctccaataacacagtggcctcaatcattctaaaatagaagacgtttggaaccactaagactcttctaGAGTCTCTACTAGAGTCACCACTAAGACTCTTCTAGCTGGCCGccttgccaaactgagcaacagggggcgaagggccttggtcagggaggtgaccaagaacccgatggtcactctgacagagctccagagttccactgtggcgatgggagaaccgtccagaaggacaaccagctctgcagcactcaaccaatcaggcctttatggtagagtggccagacagaagccactcctcagtaaaaggcatatgacagccagcttggagtttgccaaaaggcccctaaaggactctcaggcaatgagaaacaagattctctggtctgataaaaccaagattgaactctggcctgaatgccaagcatcacgtctggaggaaaccaggcaccatccctacggtgaagtgtggtggtgggagcatcatggtgtggggatgtttttcagaggccaagacaacacaggagtggcttcgggacaagtctctgaatgtccttgagtggcccagccagagcccagacttaaacccgatcgaacatctctggagacctgaaaatagctgtgcagcaaagctttccattcaacctgacagaattttaaaggatctgcagagaagattggcagaaactccccaaatacaggtgtgacaagcttgtagtgtcaaGCCCAACAAGAGGCTGTGATCGCTGcaaaatgtgcttcaacaaagtgctaagtgaacggtctgaatacttctgtattccgtttaagaaaatatatataaatgtttacaaacctgtttttgctttgtcattattgggtattgtttgtagattgatgagaaaaaaacaaactatttaatcaattttagaagaagtctgtaacgtaagaaaatgtggaaaaagtaaatgaGTCTGAATGCTTTGCACTGTACATAGCCACGGGAAGATgtttgggggtgggggtgctgCTATTTTTTTCATGACGGCTATATCAGTCCGTTAATACAGGGCTAGTAAAGGcctagtgcactagttttgagatttgttttataaaaaaaaaaagttttattagTAATATTTTTTTAATTCCGATTTTTCATGgggcaccctcagcacccctgcCAGTATATACAATGGTTCAATCTAGAACTCTCAGTCCAGAAAAGGGTTCAGAGGATTTATACAAGGCTGCAACCAACCAACAAGTTAATCCAAAAGCTATCTCTTTTTGTTTTGGTGACCTGCAGGACTTCACTATGACCCTTTATCTGAGGCACTACTGGAAAGACGAGAGGCTGTCCTTTCCCAGCACAACCAATAAGAGCATGACGTTCGACGGGCGCCTGGTCAAGAAGATCTGGGTGCCTGATGTGTTCTTCGTCCACTCCAAGAGGTCGTTCATCCACGACACCACCACAGAGAACATCATGCTCAGGGTGTTCCCAGATGGACACGTGCTCTACAGCCTTAGGTGAGGATGTAAGCTGCTGCTGTTCCTAGACTCCTTTTGTGTCCATCTCCACGTTCTTCAGAAGTGCAACAGCGACATTTCTATGATGGCAGTGCAGAACTCAGTTGATCCAAATTTTCCCAGCAGACATTTACCCAATCTCATAGAGGATGTAGCATGTTGATGTGCTATGTTTGCGTCATCGTGGGTATGTTGTGTCCAGGGTGACGGTTACTGCTGCCTGTAACATGGACTTCAGCCGTTTCCCTCTGGATTCACAGACCTGCACATTAGAGCTAGAGAGCTGTGAGTAGTGGGACTCTTAATGCCTCACACTGTGTTTAAAAAGGGATTTGGTGTGGTGGTACAAAAAATCTGGCAGATTTGAATTTGAAATCCATGTCTTTTATTTCCAGATGCTTACACGGATGAGGACCTCATGCTGTACTGGAAGAGTGGGGATGAGTCCCTGAGCACCGACGACAGGatttctctgtctcagttcctcatCCAGAAGTTTCACACTACCTCTAGACTGGCTTTTTACAGCAGCACAGGTAGATCCACAAATCAGGTTTTAGGGTCTGATGATAATATGTACTGTATACAaatcacacatactgtacaaaaATTGACTCCATGTTGCAGGATATTAATAGTCAACATTTGAATATATTGTAGCACAACAGTTTGTATAGATTTTTGCATGTGACAATTTCACTATAtccctatacagtacatagtTGTACAAATACATCTGCTCTTAGGTTCTTCAGAGAAACATAACCCATTTTCATATTTATGGTGATTCCTCACGTGTCTTTGTCTTCTCTCCAGGCTGGTACAACCGTCTGTACATCAACTTCACCCTGCGACGCCACATCTTCTTCTTCCTGCTGCAGACCTACTTCCCTGCCACTCTGATGGTCATGTTGTCCTGGGTTTCCTTTTGGATCGACCGCCGGGCCGTACCGGCCAGGGTCTCACTAGGTAagttacactcttagaaaaaaatcaTTCAACCTAAAACATAAAACATCCTTCAGCTGTCCCTCTGGAGAACCATTTGAAGATCCTTTTCTCTAAGAGTGTGGATTCGTTGGTTCATATCTATATGAGGATACTTCCTTCAGTCTTGTGCTCACACAGATGTTGTACTGTGCTCCAGGTATCACCACGGTGCTCACCATGTCCACCATCATCACTGGAGTCAACGCCTCCATGCCCAGGGTTTCCTACATCAAAGCTGTGGACATTTACCTCTGGGTCAGTTTTGTGTTTGTGTTCCTATCGGTGTTGGAATATGCTGCCGTCAACTACTTGACGACGGTGAGGGACGGAAAAGATCGGAAGCTTAGGGAAAAGGCCAGAGAGCGGGTAAGGGCCCCCATCCTATCATAACACACTGTACTGCTGTTTTTTTATGTCCTTTCAGCAATTTTCCTActctgatctctctttctctaataaataaatacatatgcctttcagcagatgcttttatccaaagcgatttAGTCATGTGTGCATTTGTTTAAATGTaatctcactgtctctccactGCTCGACAGTCCCTGAGCCTTGCCAGAGAACAGGTAAGGATCCTCATCATACCACACTGAACTTTGAGTCCTTTCAGCATTTTTCCTACTCTGATCTCTCTatttttcttgctctctctccctcaacccccacctctctctatttctctctgccaTACAGTCACTCCCCTGCACCTGTGGCATGTCCCACACCGGGACCGTGATGGTGGATGGCGACGGGACCTACAGCGAGGCCGACACCAACAGCCTGGCCGGATACACCAGGGCTGACGCTCCAGAGGACACCCCAGAGAAGCAAGAGCACATGGTGGTGCACCTATCCCTGGACAATGAGTCCACGGGAACCAAGAAGAAAGCGCGCTTCCGCAGCTTCAGCCTCATGCAGAACACCCACGCCATAGACACCTACTCCCGCATGATCTTTCCAGGATCCTACATTATCTTTAACCTCATATACTGGTCTGCATACTGCTGAGGCTCTCCCAGATGGTCCTGGTACAGTCAGCAGAGAGACAACCTACTGGTGTTTACTGTACCAGATAAAACAGGACAGCTATTGGACTCTGATAATGACTCAAAGTGGTAATGACCTCCATATCTGAAAACCTGGGTGCATAACGGCAGATCTCACAAAGGTTTTCCCAGATCTCTGGATGGATAACACCATACTATCCTCACACCATTAGCTACAACCATCTTACTACTTGACTCAACTGTACAGCTTTCCTACTTTCTCTATATAAACTATTTACACAACCATGCAGGTCCAAGCAACAAACTACGATGGACTACCTACCTGCTCTTCTCCTATTTATTTCAATTTGATCTCTGGAATCAATGCTGTTTTATCTTCATGGTACTGTCAAAGCAGGGAAACAATATCTGTAATACTGGCAGTATATATACATCTGGAATGGACTAAGTGTTGCCCAAGCTTGCCTCTTTAACCAGAAAACAGAAAGCTTGCTCTATAATGCGAGGGTTTGACCTCTAAACCACGTTTATTTGACAGATCAGAGTGAGTGCTAGCACCAATTGCTAATGAGCACATTGAAACACAGCCACAGACTTGTCTTCTAGGAATGCACCAAGTGTTATTATTTTTAACAGTTGATAATGATTGAGAAAACCACACAAAAATGTAAACCGACATAATACCAGATGGAATTATCATGAAAAACATTCACTTAGATACAATAGTTCATTgtttatttcattatttattcattattaacctatttatttattcattcatttttGGCCTTTCACTTTACTTACATAATTACTTTTTAGTGCACTGATAGACTCATATTCCATTATACCTTAAGATGTTAAAAACAATGAGACTGGATAGATTTTTCAGAGTGGCTGCAGTTCCCGAATTTCTTACGAGGTCAGTGGTCACAGAAATTGTGAGGATGGATACCATTTATGAATGCTTATGTGAACTATCATGAAGCATTATCAGTTATGTAATGAACTTGAACAGCCTTAAGTGAACTGTTTTTTATGGCTGTGGTTCCACGCCACAGCTATAttttttctgtttgtttgtttgtttgattgACTGTTTGGATTACGAGTGACTACATATCGCTTTGTGCAAGTTTTCTAGACAGTATTCTAGCCAACCAATATATTAGTAAAcatggtactgtatgtagtaagTAGGTAGCCACAAGCATGAGCTGGATTTACTAGGCTGTGATGTCACTCATCAGAACGCACGAAGCTCTTGCATCCATATTGCCGCTGTAGATATGTCAGCATGTTGGACAAATGCTTAACCAATGCAAACCACCTCATGCAGATGCTTGTCCACAAGCTGCACAACTACGGCTGATTATTGTTGCATCAAATATTAAGAATGTATCCTTTTTGGAGCAGATTTTATAAATAAAGGCTTTAAACTAAAAACAAGTTTGCAGTAAAAGTGTTTGAGAATAATTCATGACCATACAGATGCTGTCAGTCTAAGAAACATTTTATTTTCAATGCTGGGGGTAGTTAAATGCTGGAGGTAGTTAAATGCTGGAGGTAGTTACGGTAATgttcccaaaattcccaggttttccaaaAATCCCAGTAAGAAGATTCCCTGAATCAGGAGGTGATATGCAGGAAATCCGGAAttctccaaccaggatttctggaaaccCTGGGAATTTGGagaaagttactggaattttgcaaccctggCTGGATTATGACATTGTTTCCTTATGGATGAGACAGCGTTACTCAGGACTAAGGACTATGAGATAATTTTACTGTAAATCTTAACTTCTAAGGATAATTTATATCGGAGACAATCTTCCCATGTGACATACATCCGTCTAtctgtaatatatatattttggagcGCATTCAGAGAACATTTAAATCCCcaaacaaatcaaattaaattagcCTCAGTGAGAACGTCTAAGCTGCCACCACCTACACAGCACACTGCTGCCATATGTGCCTATATATTACAGCATATCATTACAACATAGTGGAgctcacaggaggctgctgaggggagaatggctcataataatggctggaatggcgcGAACAGcttcaaacacctggaaaccatgcgTTTGATGTGACACCATTCCCCAAtgccgctccagtcattaccacaagcatgtcctccccaattacagtgccaccaacctcctgtggtggagCTACAGTACAGTTGCTTATACATtgccttcagacagtattcacagctcgtgactttttccacattttgttgtgttacgaaGTGGGAATAAAAGggattttatttatatttttttgtcaacgaATACCACAAAATACTATGTAATGTCAAGGTGGAAGAAAAaagctatttaaaaaaatatatattatagaaAACAAAACACTAATATACCCTgattcaatacatgttagaatccgcgattacagctttgagtctttctgagcaagtctcgaagagctttgcaaacctggattttcccattattctttaaaacaATTCTTCCAGCTCTGTCTAGTTGGTTGTTGATAATTGCTagaaccattttcaagtcttgccatagattttcaaaactataactaggccacttaggaacattcaatgtcgtcttggtaggcaatgtatatttggccttgtgttttaggtaattgtcctgctgaaaggtgaatttgtctcccagtgtctgtggCAAAGCATACTGAACCAAGTTTTTCTCTAGGATTCTCCTTAGTCCTTGCCGATCactagcatacccataacatgatgcagccaccagcatggttgaaaatatgaagagtgatactcagtgatgtgttatgttggatttgccccaaatataatgctttgtattcaggccaAAAAGCTTAATGCcatattttttgcagtattactttactgccttattgcaaacaggatgtatgttttggaaaATGTGTATTatctacaggcttccttcttttcacaatgtcatgtactgtacagtatgttagtgttgtggagtaactacaatgttgttgttccatcctcagtgagctcctatcacagccatgaaactctgtaactgttttaaaatcaccattggcctcatggtgaaatccctgagcggtttcttcctctccggcaactgagttaggaaggacacctgtatctttgtagtcaCTGGCTTGAAATTCACTATTCAactgataattgtatgtgtggggtacagagatggggtagtcatttaaaaatcatgtttaacactattattgcacagagtgAGTCCGTGCAACATATTATGTTTActtgtttactcctgaacttaattaggcttgccataacaaaggagttgaatacttattgactcgagacatttcagctttgaattttttataaatgtataaATAATTCCATTGCGAAATTATATGGCATCGTGTAGAGGCCAGtaacacaaaatctcaatttaatccatttttaattcaggcggtaacacaacaaaatgtggaaaaagtcagtaGTATCCCTTTCAGCAGGATATATCTGACCTAGCATTGACCAGTCAAGCAAGGCCTGGTAGTTGACATACTGAACATCATAGATGTCAGGGGTCTTGGCTGAGACATTCAGCAGAAAAATGACATTGCTGTCATCGAACCGCAACTCAGTTtgaccctctgtcctctgtcttcagAGAAAGAACAGTTGCCTGCTAGGTTACAGTGATGCATGTTACATTATGTAATCTGTGTATAGGTGGGCAGGTTGTTGTCTATTGTTGTCCCATCAGCTGACCGCTGTCCGTCCCCCTCATAGTAACTCAGTCACACAGGGGGAGGTGGGTCCAGGGATACCCAGTTCCACTACCCTCCATGGCAATCTAA
This region includes:
- the LOC135506071 gene encoding gamma-aminobutyric acid receptor subunit rho-2-like gives rise to the protein MPYYIKFLSLIFCLILIGECRKHKSRKRRWSGAVESHKHGAPLTGKKIVDNTKSHKVKTDHLLRVDDHDFTMRPAFAGPAVPVGVDVQVESLDSISEVDMDFTMTLYLRHYWKDERLSFPSTTNKSMTFDGRLVKKIWVPDVFFVHSKRSFIHDTTTENIMLRVFPDGHVLYSLRVTVTAACNMDFSRFPLDSQTCTLELESYAYTDEDLMLYWKSGDESLSTDDRISLSQFLIQKFHTTSRLAFYSSTGWYNRLYINFTLRRHIFFFLLQTYFPATLMVMLSWVSFWIDRRAVPARVSLGITTVLTMSTIITGVNASMPRVSYIKAVDIYLWVSFVFVFLSVLEYAAVNYLTTVRDGKDRKLREKARERSLSLAREQSLPCTCGMSHTGTVMVDGDGTYSEADTNSLAGYTRADAPEDTPEKQEHMVVHLSLDNESTGTKKKARFRSFSLMQNTHAIDTYSRMIFPGSYIIFNLIYWSAYC